Proteins encoded together in one Astyanax mexicanus isolate ESR-SI-001 chromosome 10, AstMex3_surface, whole genome shotgun sequence window:
- the hic1l gene encoding hypermethylated in cancer 1 like, with product MEVSNYATQLLLQLNQQRAKGFLCDVVIMVENTLFRAHKSVLAATSSYFKSLVLHDNLIHLDSEMVDPDVFQKILDFVYTGKLSDECQGTERMQNLTSLLTVANYLQLHDLASLCSSKLEPGGSVSGKSSLRMRSQPFSPASKIIVPKREPEDTSSDVEVYVSMVPPKKRNNGESKFFPNTKPGFGLDLTKKNSSLFSVVSLSNEVSSMQVYSQSSISRTTASSLPSGLEGKRSPEKASGLVSFDGAQEWRRTPPRERSRRKGNVNGYFPVIKSGSHVSQNLVFRSDSPDDKESKCEENAQDQAENRRSSDASPNFVYRQESYLKQPQGDNPYVCIPCGKGFPSSESLNNHVESHIDVEMDGSKEEDEGDEDPAAELPQESPGTTDKSPLKSHKDLDTLRPFPCNICGKMFTQRGTMTRHMRSHLGLKPFACEECGMRFTRQYRLTEHMRVHSGEKPYECQICGGKFTQQRNLISHMRMHNSPT from the coding sequence ATGGAGGTCTCAAATTATGCCACtcaactgctgctgcagctcaaccaGCAACGCGCCAAGGGCTTTCTGTGTGATGTTGTCATTATGGTGGAGAACACGCTCTTTCGGGCGCACAAAAGTGTCCTCGCCGCCACCAGCAGCTACTTCAAGTCCCTGGTCCTCCACGACAACCTCATTCACCTTGACTCCGAGATGGTGGATCCAGACGTGTTCCAGAAGATCCTGGACTTCGTTTATACCGGCAAGTTGTCTGATGAGTGCCAGGGAACTGAGCGCATGCAGAACCTGACCTCCCTCCTCACTGTGGCTAACTACCTCCAGCTCCATGACCTCGCAAGTCTGTGCTCCAGCAAGCTTGAGCCTGGTGGGTCAGTCTCTGGCAAGAGCTCCTTACGCATGAGAAGCCAGCCTTTTTCACCCGCCTCGAAAATAATCGTGCCCAAGCGCGAGCCTGAGGACACTTCATCAGATGTTGAAGTGTATGTGAGCATGGTCCCTCCAAAGAAGAGAAACAACGGTGAGAGTAAGTTTTTCCCAAATACCAAACCAGGCTTCGGACTGGATCTGACCAAGAAGAATTCTTCACTCTTTTCCGTGGTTTCCCTAAGCAATGAGGTGAGCAGTATGCAGGTTTACTCTCAGTCCTCCATTTCCAGGACAACTGCAAGCAGCCTCCCATCAGGTCTGGAAGGGAAGAGGTCACCAGAGAAGGCCAGTGGCCTGGTTTCCTTTGACGGAGCTCAGGAATGGAGAAGAACCCCTCCCCGAGAGCGCTCCAGAAGGAAAGGCAATGTCAACGGTTATTTCCCTGTCATCAAGAGTGGAAGTCACGTAAGCCAAAACCTTGTCTTTAGATCAGACTCGCCTGATGATAAAGAAAGCAAATGTGAAGAGAATGCCCAAGACCAGGCAGAGAACAGAAGATCTAGCGATGCCAGCCCTAACTTTGTATACAGACAGGAGTCCTACCTCAAGCAACCCCAAGGGGACAACCCTTATGTCTGTATTCCTTGTGGAAAGGGGTTCCCGTCCTCAGAAAGCCTCAACAACCATGTAGAATCCCATATAGATGTTGAAATGGATGGCTCTAAGGAGGAAGATGAGGGTGATGAAGATCCAGCTGCGGAGCTGCCACAAGAATCCCCAGGAACCACAGATAAAAGCCCTCTGAAGTCCCATAAAGACCTGGACACCTTGCGGCCATTTCCTTGCAACATTTGTGGCAAAATGTTCACCCAACGTGGCACCATGACACGCCACATGCGCAGCCACCTGGGCCTGAAGCCTTTCGCCTGCGAGGAGTGCGGCATGCGCTTCACACGCCAGTATCGCCTCACCGAGCACATGCGAGTCCATTCGGGAGAAAAGCCCTACGAGTGTCAAATCTGCGGGGGCAAGTTTACACAACAAAGAAACCTCATTAGCCACATGCGAATGCATAACTCGCCAACTTAG